The Stomoxys calcitrans chromosome 3, idStoCalc2.1, whole genome shotgun sequence genome includes a region encoding these proteins:
- the LOC106081214 gene encoding uncharacterized protein LOC106081214, whose protein sequence is MCSKLFKILISMVIFLGAWLIVMPAVGHCGPVPKVNEHEMIMPKVPQWHCLRYFKHDVLMMRRCRHLRVPTAPRLGDVKKLSQSSNYNFVKTTDGKTATANTKNS, encoded by the exons atgtgctcaaaactttttaaaattttaatatcaatgGTGATATTTTTAGGCGCTTGGCTTATTGTTATGCCTGCTGTCGGCCATTGTGGCCCAGTGCCAAAAGTCAATGAG CACGAAATGATAATGCCCAAAGTTCCACAATGGCATTGCTTGCGCTATTTCAAACATGATGTTTTAATGATGCGTCGTTGTCGTCATTTAAGAGTACCAACTGCACCACGTCTGGGTGATGTGAAAAA ACTTAGCCAAAGTTCAAattataattttgttaaaacGACTGATGGCAAAACAGCGACTGCTAATACCAAAAATAGTTGA